GCGGCACCTTTCAGATCTACGTGATTGCGTCGGATGGCGGCGAAGCCCGGCAGATCACGACAATTTCCACCGAGGCGACGCAGCCCGTCTGGTCACCCGATGGCCGGCACATCGCGTTCGTGTCCGCGGTTTTCCCCGAGTTTTCCGGAAAGCCGTTCAGGGAGAGCGACGAATTGAACAGGAAGAAACTCGACGGACGCGAAAAGAGCAAGGTCAAGGCGCGCGTCATCACACGCCTGCTCTACCGGCATTGGGACAGTTGGGTGGATGACAAACGTCAGCACCTTTTCGTCGTGCCTGTGAAAAACGGCGCCGCCGCGGGCGATCCTCGCGATCTCACGCCCGGCGATCGCGACGCGATTCCCACCTCGAGCACGTTTTCCGCCGGCGACGACTTCGCCTTTTCTCCCGACGGGAAGAAACTTGCCTACACGGCCACGCCGACGCCGGCGCGCGAGGAAGCGTGGCTCACGAATCACGACATATACGAAACGGACGTGGAAACCGGCGAGCGCCGCCAGATCACGACCAATCCCGCGGCCGACGCCTTCCCTCGCTACTCGCCCGATGGGAAATGGATCGCCTATCGCGCGCAGTCCCGGCCCGGCTTTGAGTCGGATCGCTGGCAACTGATGCTCTACGACCGCGCGAACGGAAAGACCCTCCGTCTGACGCCGGATTTTGATTCGTGGGTGGAGGCGTTCACGTGGGCGCCCGACAGCCGGACGATTTACTTCGAGGCGGAGGAGAAGGCCACCAAACCGCTGTGGTCGGTGACCATTGCCGGCAACGACGTGCGCAGGGTCGTGGACAAGGCCGATAACGGCGAAACGGTGGTGTCGCCCGATGGCAACACGCTGGTGTTCACCCGGCAGACGCTGTCGCGACCGGCGGAAATTTATGGCGCAAATCCTGACGGCGGCGGCCTCCAGCCGATCACCCGCGCCAACGACGCATTGTTCGCGGGCATCTCGATGGCCGAGCCGGAGCCCGTTTCATACACCGGAGCGGGCGGCGCGCAGATTCAGATGTGGATCGTGAAGCCGCCGGGATTTGATTCAGCCAAAAAATATCCGCTCGTCTTCTGGGTCCACGGCGGGCCGCAGGGCGCGTTCATGGACGCGTGGTCGTATCGTTGGAACGCGCAACTCTGGGCCGCGCAAGGTTACGTGCTGGCGATGCCGAATCCGCGCGGGAGCACCGGCTTCGGACAGAAGTTTGTGGACGAAATCAGTCGCGACTGGGGCGGCAAGGTTTTCGCCGACCTGATGGCCGGATTAAGCTACATGGAACATCAACCCTATGTGGACGCGAAACGGATGGCCGCGGCGGGGGCATCGTATGGCGGTTACATGATGAACTGGTTCGAAGGCCATACGGACAAGTTCAAAACGATCGTCACTCACGACGGGGTCTTCGACTTCCAGACGATGTACGGCACCACGGACGAGTTGTGGTTCGACGAATGGGAACATGGCATTCCGTGGGAGACGCCCGATTCCGATAAGTTCTCGCCGGATCGTTTCGCCGCGAATTTCAAGACGCCGAATTTGATCATCCACAACGAACTGGACTTCCGCGTGCCGGTCGGCCAGGGCATGAGTCTCTTCACGACTCTCCAGCGCAAGGGCATCCCGTCGAAGCTCCTTTATTTTCCTGACGAAGGCCACTGGGTACTCAAGCCGCAAAACAGCGAGCTCTGGCACAAAACAATCTTCGAGTGGCTCGCAGAATATCTGAAGCCGTAGCCGAGCCGGCAACTCGCTCAAGCAAACGACCCAATCGCTTTTGCGAAGAATCAGTCCGGAAACAGGCCCAACTGCTCGGCCCCGGGCTTGATCCGCGCCTTCAACTCCGTCCTGCTCGACTCCAGAAGCCCGCGCTCGATGGCGGCGACGAACGGAGAAACGTTCTGCGAGCGGATCTGGCCGCGCCACAGACGCTTCTTCGCGTGCGAAAGGAACAACCGCTCACGAGCGCGTGTCATGCCGACGAAAAAGAGGCGGCGCTCCTCGGCATCGTTCGCATCCCCGTCCGAACCAAACCGAAATGGCAGCAAACCGTCTTCACAACCTGCGATGAAAACGACCGCGAATTCGAGCCCCTTGCTGGCGTGCAGTGTGAGGAGCGAAACGCAATCCGCCCGCGCGTCCCACAGATCGGCGTTGGAGAGCAATGCCAATTCGGACTCGAAGCTCACAAAATCATTGCCGCAGCCGGCGGCAAGGGGTTCGAGCGTCGCAAGAATTTGAAGCCGCATGGTTGCTTCGACCGTTCCATTCGCCATCTCATCGCCCGGTTTCTCGTGGATCTCATTTGTGTCGGGCGAGGACGCTGAGCACCGGGATCCGGACGCGCACGTCAGCATTTCAACGGCCGTCTTCAAGCGGTTCCGCACCGACTCGTCCACCGAGACCCTGCGCGCCGCCTCGATCATCGCGCGCACCATCGGGTGCTCGATCAGCGGCCCGTGTGAGTGGCGTCGGAACGGGATGCCGGAGCGCGCCAGGGCTTCGAGAAGCAGTTCAACCTGCGCGCCGGTCCGGTAGAGCACGGCAAAGTCGCGGAACGAAAAATCACTCCGCGCCTCGCCGCCTTCCA
This is a stretch of genomic DNA from Candidatus Angelobacter sp.. It encodes these proteins:
- a CDS encoding S9 family peptidase gives rise to the protein MASLLAHARFAFSERGTERRRLDIHSGFSPAFTMRHEPNLTSGSRAVQIGLLLLLAAASFGKTLAAADRRPLEFDDLMRARRLSDPQISPDGKTVAYLSTTANKEENRTDSDIWLVPLAGGEPRQLTASPKHDRHPRWSPDGKWIVFESNRSGTFQIYVIASDGGEARQITTISTEATQPVWSPDGRHIAFVSAVFPEFSGKPFRESDELNRKKLDGREKSKVKARVITRLLYRHWDSWVDDKRQHLFVVPVKNGAAAGDPRDLTPGDRDAIPTSSTFSAGDDFAFSPDGKKLAYTATPTPAREEAWLTNHDIYETDVETGERRQITTNPAADAFPRYSPDGKWIAYRAQSRPGFESDRWQLMLYDRANGKTLRLTPDFDSWVEAFTWAPDSRTIYFEAEEKATKPLWSVTIAGNDVRRVVDKADNGETVVSPDGNTLVFTRQTLSRPAEIYGANPDGGGLQPITRANDALFAGISMAEPEPVSYTGAGGAQIQMWIVKPPGFDSAKKYPLVFWVHGGPQGAFMDAWSYRWNAQLWAAQGYVLAMPNPRGSTGFGQKFVDEISRDWGGKVFADLMAGLSYMEHQPYVDAKRMAAAGASYGGYMMNWFEGHTDKFKTIVTHDGVFDFQTMYGTTDELWFDEWEHGIPWETPDSDKFSPDRFAANFKTPNLIIHNELDFRVPVGQGMSLFTTLQRKGIPSKLLYFPDEGHWVLKPQNSELWHKTIFEWLAEYLKP